A window of the Cloacibacillus sp. An23 genome harbors these coding sequences:
- a CDS encoding ABC transporter substrate-binding protein, translating into MKKFFAFLMLVTMLFVSSAAMAAEKLTVYTSMKDSLIGELKDAFLKQNPDVQFDAYVAGAGKLMAKIAAERQSGKMVADVLWHSEVPDFYQLKAQGVLEAYKSPNAQYVDSPVIDPDGYFTPARNGTLGIVYNTRFIKEAPKTWKDVLGPDYKDAFGVADPALSGTAYGSAAALVNLYGWDYFKDMQKNGGIMSQGSGQVVDDTAMGDLVACIGVDYITMAKIEKGATLAMAYPKETIVLPSPVAIIKGTENLSAAKKFVDFLLSKEGQQIIANNYTLPVRDDVELPAGSPLPKPHDAVVNAIKLDFEKMSGEGKEAFIKEFKEILRPGK; encoded by the coding sequence ATGAAGAAATTTTTTGCGTTTTTGATGCTGGTTACGATGCTGTTCGTATCCAGCGCTGCGATGGCTGCGGAGAAGCTGACGGTCTACACGTCGATGAAGGACTCGCTTATCGGCGAGCTTAAGGACGCTTTCCTGAAACAGAACCCTGACGTTCAGTTCGACGCCTACGTCGCCGGCGCGGGCAAGCTCATGGCTAAGATCGCCGCTGAGCGCCAGTCCGGCAAGATGGTCGCCGACGTTCTTTGGCACAGCGAAGTTCCCGACTTCTATCAGCTTAAGGCGCAGGGCGTGCTCGAGGCCTACAAGTCGCCCAACGCGCAGTATGTAGACAGCCCCGTCATCGACCCGGACGGATACTTCACGCCCGCCCGCAACGGGACGCTCGGCATAGTTTACAACACGCGCTTCATCAAAGAAGCCCCGAAGACCTGGAAAGACGTCCTCGGCCCCGACTATAAGGACGCTTTCGGCGTAGCCGACCCGGCCCTTTCCGGCACCGCCTACGGCAGCGCGGCCGCTCTCGTGAACCTCTACGGATGGGACTACTTTAAGGATATGCAGAAGAACGGCGGCATCATGAGCCAGGGCTCCGGCCAGGTCGTGGACGACACCGCGATGGGCGACCTCGTCGCCTGCATAGGTGTCGACTACATCACGATGGCTAAGATAGAGAAGGGCGCCACGCTCGCCATGGCTTACCCGAAGGAGACGATAGTGCTTCCGAGCCCCGTCGCCATCATCAAGGGTACTGAGAATCTTTCCGCCGCTAAGAAGTTCGTGGACTTCCTGCTCTCCAAGGAAGGCCAGCAGATCATAGCCAACAACTACACGCTTCCCGTGCGCGACGACGTCGAGCTCCCGGCCGGCAGCCCGCTGCCGAAGCCGCACGACGCGGTCGTCAACGCCATCAAGCTCGACTTCGAGAAGATGAGCGGCGAGGGCAAGGAAGCCTTCATCAAGGAATTCAAAGAAATTCTGCGCCCCGGCAAGTAG
- a CDS encoding bifunctional 5,10-methylenetetrahydrofolate dehydrogenase/5,10-methenyltetrahydrofolate cyclohydrolase, giving the protein MAEILKGRPVIDKLNDHLKNRADELRAKGSAPALAIIRVGDSEDDMAYERSAAKCCEAAGVEVKRRHFPASVGQDELIGYIRELNRDAAVHGVLLLRPLPPHIDDRAVCRALAPEKDVDGITEYSMAGLYSCKKIGFAPCTAEACIDMLDHYGIEIAGKRAVVVGRSFVVGKPVAMMLLERDATVTVCHTKTKNLPSICREADILVVAVGHAKMLGREYFSPGQVIVDIGINFDETGAMCGDVDCDEASKTARAVTPVPGGIGRVTTAVLAKHVVEACGRMMNKTTKL; this is encoded by the coding sequence ATGGCAGAGATACTAAAGGGCAGGCCCGTCATAGACAAGCTTAACGATCACCTCAAGAACCGAGCGGACGAGCTGCGCGCGAAAGGCTCCGCGCCGGCGCTCGCGATAATCCGCGTCGGCGACAGCGAGGACGACATGGCATACGAGCGCAGCGCGGCGAAATGCTGCGAAGCCGCCGGCGTCGAGGTGAAACGCCGCCATTTCCCGGCGTCCGTGGGGCAGGACGAGCTTATAGGGTACATCCGGGAGCTCAACAGGGACGCCGCCGTCCACGGCGTCCTGCTGCTGCGTCCGCTGCCTCCGCACATAGACGACCGCGCCGTCTGCCGCGCGCTGGCGCCGGAGAAAGACGTGGACGGCATCACGGAGTATTCGATGGCCGGGCTTTACTCCTGCAAGAAGATAGGCTTCGCGCCCTGCACGGCGGAGGCCTGCATCGATATGCTCGACCACTACGGCATAGAGATAGCCGGCAAGCGCGCCGTCGTCGTTGGGCGCAGCTTCGTCGTAGGAAAGCCGGTCGCGATGATGCTGCTCGAACGCGACGCCACCGTCACCGTCTGCCACACGAAGACGAAAAACCTGCCGTCGATATGCCGCGAGGCCGACATCCTCGTCGTCGCGGTAGGGCACGCGAAGATGCTCGGACGCGAATATTTTTCGCCGGGGCAGGTGATCGTGGACATAGGGATAAATTTTGACGAAACCGGCGCGATGTGCGGCGACGTGGACTGCGACGAGGCCTCCAAGACGGCGCGCGCCGTGACTCCCGTCCCCGGTGGTATAGGGCGCGTCACGACCGCGGTGCTCGCTAAGCACGTGGTCGAAGCCTGCGGCAGGATGATGAATAAAACGACGAAGTTGTAA
- a CDS encoding 4Fe-4S binding protein: protein MSHNHTHGSPYTRLIERLNRFPQGAPESKRLYDILKILMTEKEAGLMAQLPIKPFNVRKAAQMWQMPEHEAQKMLDDLAGKALIVDIEQEGEQMYAVPPPMAGFFEFSLMRVRHDIDQKTLSELFYQYITVEEDFMRDLVCGGDIQMGRIFAQEPQIPDEYLLQVLDYERATNVIDTATHIGVSMCYCRHKAMHEGHACDAPMDICMTFNTTAYTLIKYGHAREIDAAECRDLLAQAYDYNLVQFGENVRRRVNFICNCCSCCCEAMLAIKRFGVAQTICSNFLSKANAEKCVGCGKCMKICPVNAIEMTEENGRRKARVVPERCIGCGVCVKNCQTHALMLEPRPNRLITPLDTTHKAVAMATERGKLQDLIFDNKVLFSHRLLAGVLGAILKLPGLQRSFAQAQLKSRYLEKLISKAAGE from the coding sequence ATGTCGCACAACCACACTCACGGCTCGCCCTATACGCGGCTTATCGAAAGACTGAACCGCTTCCCGCAGGGCGCGCCCGAATCAAAACGTTTATACGACATATTAAAAATACTCATGACGGAGAAAGAGGCCGGGCTTATGGCCCAGCTTCCTATAAAGCCGTTCAACGTGCGCAAGGCCGCTCAAATGTGGCAGATGCCCGAGCACGAAGCCCAGAAGATGCTCGACGACCTCGCGGGGAAGGCGCTCATCGTCGATATAGAGCAGGAGGGCGAGCAGATGTACGCGGTGCCGCCGCCTATGGCCGGCTTTTTCGAGTTCTCGCTCATGCGCGTGCGCCACGACATAGACCAGAAGACGCTGAGCGAGCTTTTTTACCAGTACATCACGGTAGAAGAAGACTTCATGCGCGACCTCGTATGCGGCGGCGACATACAGATGGGACGCATCTTCGCGCAGGAGCCGCAGATTCCGGACGAATATCTTCTGCAGGTGCTCGACTATGAACGCGCGACGAACGTCATAGACACGGCCACGCATATCGGCGTAAGTATGTGCTACTGCCGCCACAAGGCTATGCACGAAGGACACGCCTGCGACGCGCCGATGGATATCTGCATGACCTTCAACACGACGGCGTACACGTTAATCAAATACGGGCACGCGCGCGAGATCGACGCCGCGGAGTGCCGCGACCTTCTCGCGCAGGCGTACGACTACAACCTCGTCCAGTTCGGCGAAAACGTGCGCCGGCGCGTCAATTTCATCTGCAACTGCTGCTCGTGCTGCTGCGAAGCGATGCTTGCGATAAAGCGATTCGGCGTCGCGCAGACGATATGCTCGAACTTCCTGTCTAAGGCGAACGCGGAAAAATGCGTAGGGTGCGGCAAGTGCATGAAGATATGCCCGGTAAACGCTATAGAGATGACGGAAGAGAACGGACGCAGAAAAGCCCGCGTCGTCCCTGAGCGCTGCATAGGATGCGGAGTCTGCGTCAAGAACTGCCAGACGCACGCGCTGATGCTGGAGCCGCGGCCGAACAGGCTGATAACGCCGCTCGACACGACGCACAAGGCGGTCGCGATGGCTACGGAGCGCGGCAAGCTGCAGGATCTGATATTCGACAACAAGGTTCTCTTCAGCCACCGCCTTCTCGCAGGCGTCCTCGGCGCGATACTGAAACTCCCAGGCCTCCAGCGTTCTTTCGCTCAGGCCCAGCTCAAATCAAGATACCTGGAAAAGCTGATAAGCAAAGCCGCGGGGGAATAA
- a CDS encoding L-2-amino-thiazoline-4-carboxylic acid hydrolase, which translates to MPKLKTSLTETHHGGIVAAFYKTLAECFGKERGLDIFMTASRAYGARRGRRMAMRALRDGNPLDVTSYFAYGELLCDDEGLTDCGTYEAAPGVVHERQTDCWWAREFRAMGCAECGVDYCREIDGSILRGFNPSLGFLCAQNMHLNSSCDFYFSSPEIKEDFMETYAKRLKPGERVKREMAYHCADIYQMFGRVLGQVAPERAGEVVGKVRSMLAERYGEDFWPAVEAYDGTDFESI; encoded by the coding sequence ATGCCGAAGCTGAAGACGTCGTTGACTGAGACCCACCACGGCGGAATCGTCGCGGCTTTTTATAAGACGCTTGCCGAGTGCTTCGGCAAGGAGCGCGGCCTCGACATTTTCATGACCGCATCGCGCGCGTACGGGGCGAGGCGTGGGCGCAGGATGGCGATGAGGGCCTTGCGCGACGGAAATCCGCTCGACGTAACGTCTTACTTCGCGTACGGCGAACTGCTCTGCGACGACGAAGGGCTGACCGACTGCGGAACGTATGAGGCTGCGCCCGGCGTCGTTCACGAACGTCAGACGGACTGTTGGTGGGCGCGGGAGTTCCGCGCGATGGGGTGCGCTGAGTGCGGTGTGGATTACTGCCGTGAGATCGACGGGTCTATCTTAAGAGGATTCAACCCGTCACTCGGCTTCTTATGCGCGCAGAATATGCACCTGAACTCGTCGTGCGACTTTTATTTCAGCAGCCCCGAGATAAAAGAGGATTTCATGGAGACTTACGCGAAGCGTCTCAAGCCGGGGGAGCGCGTCAAGCGGGAGATGGCCTACCACTGCGCCGACATATATCAGATGTTCGGCCGCGTTCTGGGGCAAGTCGCGCCGGAACGCGCCGGCGAAGTTGTCGGGAAAGTCCGCTCAATGCTGGCGGAGCGTTACGGAGAAGATTTCTGGCCCGCGGTGGAGGCTTACGACGGAACCGATTTTGAAAGCATCTAA
- a CDS encoding divalent metal cation transporter gives MNDREEYLREVEDLKRLNDAPVLKRWLGYSKYTGPAFMEAVTTLGAGSFASVAAMGAAYGYKMLWIPFYSYLLGMFMFSLGSKFAVHSKLDVITAQNKYQTKLVGSVVTGLIACYLGYVTFTFAQYALGTDALENMFALVGISCPRSVNWVIIFLMSFPFAWMYGKNDKAVRFVENFSKFLVVVMMLVFVAVIFVTGVDWGALFHGLLVPTLPSGVEGVTTGVAALISVVAVGDWCQYHYAMKQRRFTPVHEKLAHFDLVFGGLVPVTLVLTFVGIAFAVTFSGGTFPTDTYELAHALVGAIPSLAIQIGFYIGVLAITVSTMIGMSTIAAQSLCRAFGKPLDPNSALWKFGIISTQIGFLGAYIGKPMWAVILVAGLQSCFSWVSGSSWFLLANDRKFLGRNVVRNYLYNLGILVSVIVLNLTFVIFVLTKLGVWA, from the coding sequence ATGAATGATAGGGAAGAATATCTCAGGGAAGTTGAGGACCTAAAGCGGCTTAACGACGCGCCTGTCCTCAAGCGCTGGCTGGGCTACAGCAAGTACACTGGGCCGGCGTTTATGGAAGCGGTTACAACGCTCGGAGCCGGATCGTTCGCCTCGGTCGCGGCCATGGGCGCAGCTTACGGATACAAAATGCTGTGGATACCGTTTTATTCTTATTTGCTTGGAATGTTCATGTTTTCTTTGGGCAGCAAATTCGCCGTCCACAGCAAGCTGGACGTCATCACGGCGCAGAACAAGTATCAGACCAAACTGGTAGGCTCCGTGGTCACCGGGCTCATAGCCTGTTATCTGGGATACGTAACTTTTACATTCGCGCAGTACGCGCTCGGCACCGACGCGCTGGAGAATATGTTCGCGCTTGTCGGGATAAGCTGTCCGCGCTCAGTGAACTGGGTCATTATTTTTCTTATGTCTTTCCCGTTTGCATGGATGTACGGCAAAAACGACAAGGCGGTGCGCTTTGTTGAGAATTTCAGCAAATTCCTCGTCGTCGTCATGATGCTTGTCTTCGTCGCCGTAATATTCGTGACCGGCGTAGATTGGGGCGCTTTGTTCCACGGGCTGCTCGTACCGACGCTGCCGAGCGGAGTCGAAGGCGTCACCACCGGCGTCGCCGCCCTCATATCCGTAGTCGCGGTCGGCGACTGGTGCCAGTATCATTACGCCATGAAGCAGCGGCGCTTTACTCCGGTGCATGAGAAGCTCGCCCATTTCGACCTCGTCTTCGGAGGGCTCGTTCCCGTCACCTTGGTGCTTACATTCGTAGGCATCGCTTTTGCGGTTACTTTCAGCGGCGGCACTTTCCCGACCGACACTTACGAGCTGGCGCACGCTCTGGTCGGCGCGATACCGAGCCTTGCGATACAGATCGGTTTTTATATAGGCGTGCTGGCCATCACGGTGTCCACCATGATAGGTATGAGCACTATCGCCGCCCAATCTCTCTGCCGCGCATTCGGCAAACCGCTCGATCCGAACTCGGCGCTTTGGAAGTTCGGTATAATAAGCACTCAGATCGGTTTTCTCGGCGCTTATATAGGAAAGCCGATGTGGGCGGTCATCCTAGTCGCCGGGCTTCAGTCATGCTTCTCTTGGGTCAGCGGTTCTTCGTGGTTCCTTCTTGCCAACGACCGTAAGTTCCTCGGCCGGAACGTAGTGCGCAATTATCTCTATAACCTCGGTATACTGGTGAGCGTCATCGTTCTCAACCTCACCTTCGTTATCTTTGTTCTTACTAAATTGGGAGTGTGGGCGTAA
- a CDS encoding 2Fe-2S iron-sulfur cluster-binding protein gives MRKIVVNILRGAETGSGRMCRYTVDVDDGAAVSVMNILEDIYENQDHTLAFFSHAACRQAACGKCMVKVDGAVKLACKERVDADEVTIEPYGRNVVRDLICEG, from the coding sequence ATGAGGAAGATAGTTGTAAACATCCTGCGCGGCGCGGAAACGGGCAGCGGACGCATGTGCAGATATACCGTCGATGTGGACGACGGCGCCGCCGTCTCAGTTATGAACATTCTTGAAGATATATATGAAAACCAGGATCATACGCTGGCGTTTTTTTCGCACGCCGCGTGCCGTCAGGCTGCGTGCGGCAAGTGCATGGTCAAGGTGGACGGGGCGGTGAAGCTCGCCTGTAAGGAAAGGGTGGATGCCGATGAGGTGACTATAGAGCCATACGGTCGGAATGTCGTCCGCGATTTAATCTGCGAAGGTTGA
- a CDS encoding FAD-binding protein, with product MERCAPYDVIVIGSGGGGLRAAVSAAESGAKTLIIAKGKINRSGSTLLAGANLSADIACDGGSLCKMGLSERNKDDTKDKFFADVCHEGFYLGNQKLIRKFVDGAPDRIKELMDWGMEVLGTEGERGISVFGSAILDALFRRVRELGIEWAENRLFTDVAVEDGRVAGCVCADVLSGEIYYIPAKAVIIATGGSHGIFRNTSGPTDCCGEGPAAALRAGAELVDMEMISYCPAVILAPEMYRGNILPYITNTIGYGSFVNKFGKTFTHRYLSPDVETLALDSEWNKMLLSYAIQREIDSRGRNRFGGVYYVIDLSPRELEEELYNDLPSLSKGIYGDIMKIFREGGCVTCAPFAHYFEGGIRVDDEMRTKIPGLFAAGECTGGMFGANRVSAATTEMLIEGGIAGASAASYAKDCAAPQAAGTLLKDIEEELLRPFGAEGGTSPVELRKSMHEVTARALSVIRRGDVLEDALGEISSLRAGLGSVSLSTKDRRYNKEWIEYLQLRNGLLTAAATVKAAYMRKESRGVHFREDYPYTDNERYLKNLVIKDAALNTEWAEPVHTEIHPEPVRKDYIAYVEEVIGKLS from the coding sequence TTGGAACGATGCGCTCCATATGACGTGATCGTAATCGGCAGCGGCGGCGGAGGGCTGCGCGCCGCCGTCAGCGCCGCAGAAAGCGGCGCAAAAACGCTTATCATAGCGAAGGGCAAGATCAATCGCAGCGGATCTACGCTGCTTGCCGGCGCCAATCTGAGCGCTGACATCGCCTGCGACGGCGGCAGCCTCTGCAAGATGGGGCTGAGCGAACGGAACAAAGACGACACGAAAGATAAATTCTTTGCCGATGTGTGCCACGAAGGATTTTATCTCGGGAATCAGAAACTTATCCGTAAATTCGTAGACGGCGCGCCTGATCGCATAAAGGAGCTTATGGATTGGGGCATGGAGGTGCTGGGCACCGAGGGAGAGCGCGGCATATCCGTCTTTGGCTCCGCGATTCTCGACGCGTTGTTCCGGCGCGTCAGGGAACTGGGGATAGAGTGGGCGGAGAACCGTCTTTTCACGGACGTGGCCGTAGAAGACGGGCGTGTCGCAGGGTGCGTGTGCGCCGACGTCCTCTCCGGCGAAATATACTATATACCGGCTAAGGCCGTTATTATAGCGACCGGCGGAAGCCACGGCATTTTTAGAAATACGAGCGGCCCTACCGACTGCTGCGGAGAAGGCCCGGCCGCAGCTCTGCGCGCCGGCGCGGAGCTTGTGGACATGGAGATGATATCCTACTGCCCCGCCGTCATACTCGCGCCGGAAATGTACCGCGGCAATATCCTGCCTTATATCACGAACACGATAGGATATGGCTCTTTCGTCAATAAATTCGGCAAGACATTCACCCACCGTTATCTTTCGCCCGACGTCGAAACGCTAGCGCTTGATTCTGAATGGAATAAAATGCTGCTTTCGTACGCGATTCAGCGTGAGATCGATTCGCGCGGCCGCAATCGTTTCGGCGGCGTCTATTATGTCATAGACCTCTCTCCGCGCGAGCTTGAAGAAGAGCTGTACAACGATCTGCCGAGCCTTTCCAAAGGCATATACGGCGATATTATGAAAATTTTCCGTGAAGGCGGCTGCGTGACATGCGCGCCGTTCGCCCACTACTTCGAGGGCGGCATACGAGTAGACGACGAGATGCGCACTAAAATCCCAGGCTTGTTCGCCGCCGGGGAATGCACCGGCGGCATGTTCGGCGCGAACCGCGTATCGGCCGCGACTACGGAGATGCTGATAGAAGGCGGCATCGCCGGCGCTTCTGCCGCGTCGTACGCGAAAGACTGCGCCGCGCCGCAGGCCGCCGGTACGCTCCTCAAGGATATTGAGGAAGAGCTGCTCAGGCCGTTCGGCGCCGAGGGCGGGACGAGCCCCGTCGAGCTTAGAAAATCCATGCACGAAGTAACGGCGCGCGCACTTTCGGTCATTCGCCGCGGAGACGTCCTCGAGGATGCGCTGGGCGAAATATCGTCGCTGCGGGCCGGGCTCGGCAGCGTGTCCCTTTCCACGAAGGACCGCAGATACAACAAGGAATGGATTGAGTACCTGCAGCTGCGCAACGGCCTGCTTACCGCCGCGGCCACAGTTAAAGCGGCGTATATGCGGAAGGAGAGCCGCGGAGTGCATTTCAGGGAGGACTATCCGTACACCGACAATGAAAGATATCTCAAGAACCTTGTGATAAAGGACGCGGCGCTCAATACCGAATGGGCCGAGCCTGTACACACAGAAATCCATCCCGAGCCGGTGCGTAAAGATTACATAGCCTACGTGGAAGAGGTCATCGGGAAGCTTAGCTGA
- a CDS encoding MarR family transcriptional regulator — translation MPEAAAEPGRRHNKTPPRRERDGFVSDSRLKFDEAVLRICSYTNMDNRIHREYLPGMRLLPREMHTLEKIICHPGINTTKLAGVTGIPKGTISKMTRGFVKRGLIECYRDGLNRKEVYYKATKSGMDVFYAHNDFHNTVGREFYSYFESLPKSSKEIVLDVLTRYADYMEDLCARRLESAVSSEI, via the coding sequence ATGCCGGAGGCCGCGGCAGAACCAGGCCGGCGTCATAATAAAACGCCGCCGCGGCGGGAGAGGGATGGTTTTGTGTCGGACAGCCGCTTAAAATTTGACGAAGCCGTGCTTCGTATATGCAGCTATACAAATATGGACAACAGGATACACCGCGAATATCTTCCAGGGATGCGTCTGCTGCCGCGCGAAATGCACACTTTGGAAAAAATCATCTGCCATCCGGGGATAAACACAACTAAACTCGCCGGCGTGACAGGCATTCCCAAGGGCACCATCTCAAAAATGACAAGGGGCTTCGTAAAGCGCGGGCTTATAGAATGTTACAGAGACGGGCTCAACCGCAAGGAAGTATATTATAAAGCGACGAAATCCGGGATGGATGTTTTTTACGCCCACAACGATTTCCACAATACAGTCGGCCGCGAATTCTATTCATATTTTGAATCCCTTCCAAAAAGTTCCAAAGAAATAGTTCTTGACGTCCTCACCAGATACGCGGATTACATGGAAGACCTTTGCGCCCGCCGCCTGGAATCCGCTGTTTCCTCTGAAATATAA
- a CDS encoding ABC transporter substrate-binding protein, with product MRKFISFSALLVMLFALPAFAADTIKIGEIATVTGDFAAYGVAEVESVKMAVEEINAKGGVLGKPLEVVMYDCRTRNEDMVNAARRLVQQDKVVAAIGPSGSGLCIAAAPVFNSGKVAHIGTLPTNPQVTIDEKGKVRPYNFRICFLDPYQGAILATFAAQDLKAKTAGILYDVSSDYSHGLREFFIKSFEAQGGKVVADEGHRGEDVDFRAQLTKIKESNPDVVVLPTMGKCTPLSVKQARELGITAPIIGGDGYGDYFWEIAGAEAMKNTFWVSHVAKEDPALKDFFDKYKKQTGTECQEFMNAVMAYDSVYWLADAITRAGSTDPQKVRDALEQTKDLQLMHTKLTMDEFHNPKNKDGYMLEAKDGSAVFYKRIRPEV from the coding sequence GTGCGTAAGTTCATTAGTTTCAGCGCGTTACTGGTAATGTTGTTTGCTCTCCCCGCTTTTGCCGCCGACACGATCAAAATTGGTGAAATAGCCACCGTCACGGGCGACTTCGCCGCTTACGGCGTCGCCGAAGTAGAATCCGTCAAAATGGCGGTCGAAGAAATCAACGCCAAGGGCGGCGTCCTCGGCAAGCCGCTCGAGGTCGTCATGTACGACTGCCGCACTAGAAATGAAGACATGGTCAACGCCGCGCGCCGCCTCGTCCAGCAGGACAAGGTAGTCGCCGCCATCGGGCCCAGCGGCTCCGGCCTCTGCATAGCCGCCGCTCCGGTCTTCAACAGCGGCAAAGTCGCCCACATAGGCACTCTGCCGACCAACCCGCAGGTTACGATAGACGAAAAAGGCAAGGTACGCCCATACAACTTCCGTATATGCTTCCTCGACCCCTATCAGGGAGCGATCCTCGCGACCTTCGCGGCGCAGGACCTGAAAGCCAAGACCGCCGGCATCCTCTACGACGTGTCGAGCGACTACTCGCACGGGCTCCGCGAATTTTTCATTAAGAGCTTCGAGGCTCAGGGCGGCAAGGTCGTAGCCGACGAAGGGCACCGCGGCGAAGACGTCGACTTCCGAGCGCAGCTCACGAAGATAAAGGAATCCAATCCCGACGTCGTAGTCCTCCCGACGATGGGCAAATGCACGCCTCTCTCGGTCAAGCAGGCCCGCGAGCTCGGCATCACCGCCCCGATCATCGGCGGCGACGGCTACGGCGACTACTTCTGGGAGATCGCCGGAGCGGAAGCCATGAAGAACACCTTCTGGGTCAGCCACGTCGCGAAGGAAGACCCGGCGCTGAAAGACTTCTTCGACAAATATAAGAAGCAGACCGGGACGGAGTGCCAGGAATTCATGAACGCCGTCATGGCCTACGACTCCGTCTACTGGCTCGCCGACGCTATCACGCGCGCCGGAAGCACCGACCCGCAGAAGGTCCGCGACGCCCTCGAGCAGACGAAGGACCTCCAGCTCATGCACACGAAGCTCACGATGGACGAGTTCCACAACCCGAAGAACAAAGACGGTTACATGCTCGAAGCCAAAGACGGCTCGGCTGTGTTCTACAAGAGGATTCGTCCGGAAGTATAA